A genomic segment from Bacillus cereus G9842 encodes:
- the pdxT gene encoding pyridoxal 5'-phosphate synthase glutaminase subunit PdxT, producing MVKIGVLGLQGAVREHVKSVEASGAEAVVVKRIEQLEEIDGLILPGGESTTMRRLIDKYAFMEPLRTFAKSGKPMFGTCAGMILLAKTLIGYEEAHIGAMDITVERNAFGRQKDSFEAALSIEGVGEDFVGVFIRAPYVVEVADNVEVLSKHGDRMVAVRQDQFLAASFHPELTDDHRVTAYFVEMVKEAKMKKVV from the coding sequence ATGGTGAAAATCGGTGTACTAGGTCTTCAAGGTGCAGTTCGTGAACATGTAAAATCAGTTGAAGCAAGTGGTGCCGAAGCTGTTGTTGTAAAGCGTATAGAGCAACTTGAAGAGATTGATGGTCTTATTTTACCAGGCGGTGAAAGTACAACAATGCGCCGTCTTATTGATAAGTATGCTTTCATGGAACCACTTCGCACATTTGCAAAGTCTGGTAAACCAATGTTTGGTACATGTGCAGGGATGATTCTTCTTGCGAAAACACTTATTGGCTATGAAGAAGCACATATTGGTGCTATGGATATTACAGTTGAGCGCAATGCGTTCGGACGCCAAAAGGATAGTTTTGAAGCTGCGCTTTCAATTGAAGGCGTGGGTGAAGACTTCGTTGGTGTATTTATCCGTGCGCCGTATGTTGTAGAAGTAGCTGATAATGTTGAAGTGCTTTCTAAGCATGGTGACCGAATGGTAGCGGTAAGACAAGATCAGTTTTTAGCTGCTTCATTCCATCCGGAATTAACAGATGATCATCGTGTCACAGCATACTTTGTTGAAATGGTAAAAGAAGCGAAAATGAAAAAAGTTGTATAA
- the serS gene encoding serine--tRNA ligase, whose translation MLDIKFLRTNFEEVKAKLQHRGEDLTDFGRFEELDTRRRELLVQTEELKSKRNEVSQQISVLKREKKDAEALILEMREVGEKVKDFDNELRTVEEDLERLMLSIPNIPHESAPVGETEDDNVVARTWGEVKEFTFEPKPHWDLATDLGILDFERAGKVTGSRFVFYKGAGARLERALISFMLDLHTDEHGYEEVLPPYMVNRASMTGTGQLPKFEEDAFRIESEDYFLIPTAEVPVTNMHRDEILNKEQLPIRYAAFSSCFRSEAGSAGRDTRGLIRQHQFNKVELVKFVKPEDSYEELEKLTNDAERVLQLLELPYRVMSMCTGDLGFTAAKKYDIEVWIPSYGTYREISSCSNFEAFQARRANIRFRREPNGKPEHVHTLNGSGLAIGRTVAAILENYQQEDGTIIIPEVLRPYMGGKTVIK comes from the coding sequence ATGCTTGATATTAAATTTTTACGTACAAACTTTGAAGAAGTAAAAGCGAAATTACAGCATAGAGGTGAAGATCTAACTGATTTCGGACGTTTTGAAGAACTTGATACGAGAAGAAGAGAACTACTTGTTCAGACAGAAGAATTAAAAAGTAAACGTAATGAAGTGTCTCAACAAATCTCTGTATTAAAGCGCGAAAAGAAAGATGCAGAAGCTCTAATTTTAGAAATGCGTGAGGTTGGAGAAAAAGTAAAGGATTTTGATAACGAACTTCGCACAGTTGAAGAAGACTTAGAAAGATTAATGTTATCTATTCCAAATATCCCTCATGAGTCTGCTCCAGTCGGTGAAACAGAGGATGATAATGTAGTAGCGCGTACTTGGGGAGAAGTGAAAGAATTTACTTTTGAACCAAAACCACATTGGGATCTTGCTACTGATTTAGGAATTTTAGATTTTGAACGCGCTGGGAAAGTAACAGGAAGCCGCTTCGTATTTTACAAAGGTGCTGGTGCAAGATTAGAGCGTGCTTTAATTAGCTTTATGCTTGATCTTCATACTGATGAGCATGGATATGAAGAAGTATTACCTCCATATATGGTAAACCGTGCAAGTATGACAGGAACAGGACAACTTCCAAAGTTTGAAGAAGATGCATTCCGTATTGAAAGTGAAGATTATTTCTTAATTCCAACAGCTGAAGTACCTGTAACGAATATGCATCGGGATGAGATTTTAAATAAAGAGCAATTGCCTATAAGATATGCTGCATTTAGCTCTTGCTTCCGCTCTGAAGCAGGTTCAGCTGGTCGCGATACACGCGGTTTAATTCGCCAGCATCAGTTCAATAAAGTAGAGCTTGTGAAGTTCGTAAAACCAGAAGATTCTTATGAAGAGTTAGAAAAATTAACAAATGATGCAGAACGCGTGTTACAATTATTAGAGTTGCCATATCGCGTTATGAGCATGTGCACAGGCGATTTAGGATTTACAGCAGCGAAGAAATACGATATTGAAGTATGGATTCCAAGCTATGGCACATATCGTGAAATTTCTTCTTGTAGTAATTTTGAAGCTTTCCAAGCGAGACGTGCAAATATCCGTTTCCGCCGTGAGCCAAATGGAAAACCAGAACATGTCCATACATTAAATGGATCTGGTCTTGCAATTGGACGTACGGTTGCAGCTATTTTAGAAAACTACCAACAAGAAGATGGTACAATTATAATTCCAGAAGTTCTTCGCCCTTATATGGGAGGAAAAACAGTTATTAAGTAA
- a CDS encoding DUF3797 domain-containing protein: MDLIIQTFPLDGKTLYYVQCPVCKNNRILNSGANVSRIISDDTFRKLCGCTCDVKQAETKVEAPKKVEKPAVKKEAAPKRTGKVLTAVINGKEMTVKEIAEAYDISTSTVRQRINAGKPESEIIAPTKKK, from the coding sequence ATGGATCTTATTATACAAACGTTTCCTTTAGATGGAAAAACTTTATATTATGTACAATGTCCTGTCTGTAAGAACAATAGAATTTTAAACAGTGGTGCAAATGTGTCACGCATTATAAGCGATGATACATTCCGTAAACTTTGTGGTTGCACTTGTGATGTAAAGCAAGCTGAGACAAAAGTAGAGGCACCAAAAAAGGTTGAAAAACCAGCTGTAAAGAAAGAGGCAGCTCCAAAACGTACAGGTAAAGTATTAACGGCAGTAATTAACGGGAAAGAAATGACTGTTAAAGAGATTGCTGAAGCATACGATATTAGTACAAGTACTGTTCGTCAGCGTATTAACGCAGGAAAACCTGAGAGTGAAATTATTGCTCCAACAAAGAAGAAGTAA
- a CDS encoding deoxynucleoside kinase, protein MNLRQKYDIPNDAVITIAGTVGVGKSTMTTALANALGYRTSFEKVDSNPYLDKFYADFTRWSFHLQVYFLAERFKEQKRIFEYGGGFVQDRSIYEDTGIFAKMHHEKGTMTETDYETYKGLFDAMVMTPYFPHPDLLIYLEGSFDDIVDRIQERGRPMEQQTPIEYWKEMHGRYENWINNFNSCPVLRLNINEYDILKDGDSIEPIIKKIGHFLKQTRKLVK, encoded by the coding sequence ATGAATTTAAGGCAAAAATATGATATACCCAATGATGCAGTAATCACTATCGCCGGAACGGTAGGTGTGGGTAAATCAACTATGACAACTGCATTAGCTAATGCTTTAGGTTATCGCACATCATTTGAAAAAGTAGATTCCAATCCATATTTGGACAAATTCTATGCGGACTTCACTCGCTGGAGCTTCCACCTACAAGTGTACTTTTTAGCAGAACGATTTAAGGAACAAAAAAGAATTTTTGAATATGGTGGCGGTTTTGTTCAAGATCGTTCCATTTACGAAGACACTGGAATTTTCGCAAAGATGCATCATGAAAAAGGTACAATGACGGAAACTGATTATGAAACATACAAAGGTTTATTTGACGCTATGGTCATGACTCCTTACTTCCCTCATCCAGACTTATTAATTTACTTAGAAGGTTCTTTCGATGATATTGTCGATCGCATTCAAGAACGTGGGCGCCCAATGGAACAGCAAACACCAATTGAGTACTGGAAAGAAATGCATGGACGTTATGAAAACTGGATTAACAACTTTAATTCATGTCCTGTATTACGCTTAAATATTAATGAGTACGATATTTTAAAAGATGGTGATTCAATCGAACCAATCATTAAAAAAATTGGCCATTTTTTAAAACAAACACGTAAACTTGTAAAATAA
- a CDS encoding deoxynucleoside kinase encodes MTGVPFITVEGPIGVGKTSLAKEISTHMQLHLLKEIVDENPFLGKFYEDIDEWSFQTEMFFLCNRYKQLEDINIKYLNQRKPVVADYHIFKNLIFASRTLKDSQYDKYMQIYRILTQDMPVPNVIVYLTASLETLQKRIALRGREFEKNMDPNYLLQLTKDYETAMDTFRKDHPEIPVLKFNGDDMDFVKNPDDLNVILSALQNTLLKESK; translated from the coding sequence GTGACCGGAGTACCATTTATCACGGTTGAAGGACCAATTGGTGTTGGAAAAACTTCACTTGCGAAGGAAATTTCAACTCACATGCAACTCCACTTACTAAAAGAGATTGTTGATGAAAATCCCTTTTTAGGAAAGTTTTATGAAGACATCGACGAATGGAGTTTTCAAACAGAGATGTTCTTTCTTTGTAATAGATACAAACAATTAGAAGATATTAACATAAAGTATTTGAATCAAAGGAAACCAGTAGTAGCAGATTACCATATCTTTAAAAATTTAATTTTTGCATCCCGCACATTAAAAGACTCTCAATATGACAAGTACATGCAAATTTATCGTATCCTTACACAAGATATGCCTGTGCCAAATGTCATTGTTTATTTAACAGCTAGCCTAGAAACATTGCAAAAACGAATCGCCTTGCGCGGAAGAGAATTTGAAAAAAACATGGATCCAAATTACTTACTACAGCTCACAAAAGATTATGAAACAGCAATGGATACTTTTAGAAAAGATCATCCGGAGATACCAGTATTGAAATTTAATGGAGACGATATGGATTTTGTAAAAAATCCTGATGATTTAAACGTCATCCTATCTGCCCTTCAAAATACTCTCTTAAAGGAGTCGAAATAA
- a CDS encoding isochorismatase family cysteine hydrolase, which produces MKNTALLIIDMINDFQFSHGPILAQKCETITNPILQLKKKMKSFGYPIIYVNDHYQLWRSDIDQLITHCTNKYSENIIHKIAPSSDDYIFIKPHYSAFYETPLNSLLGYLKIENLILTGVAGNICILFTANDAHMRNYKLYVPQDCIASNNDQDNIHALKIMETTLKANITSSSKIKFN; this is translated from the coding sequence ATGAAAAATACCGCCTTGCTCATTATCGATATGATTAATGATTTTCAATTTTCCCACGGACCCATTCTAGCTCAAAAATGCGAAACTATAACAAACCCTATTTTACAATTAAAGAAAAAAATGAAATCCTTCGGCTATCCTATAATTTACGTTAATGACCATTATCAACTTTGGAGATCTGATATCGACCAACTTATTACTCATTGTACAAATAAATATAGTGAAAATATAATTCATAAGATTGCTCCAAGTTCTGATGATTACATTTTTATTAAACCACATTATTCCGCTTTTTATGAAACACCTTTAAATTCATTACTAGGTTATTTAAAAATAGAAAATCTAATATTAACAGGAGTTGCCGGGAATATATGCATCCTATTTACAGCTAATGATGCTCATATGAGAAATTATAAATTGTATGTACCACAGGATTGTATCGCCTCTAACAACGACCAAGATAATATACATGCTTTAAAAATAATGGAAACTACATTGAAAGCAAATATAACATCGTCATCCAAAATAAAATTTAATTAA
- the tadA gene encoding tRNA adenosine(34) deaminase TadA has protein sequence MEQDRDIYFMQLAIEEAKKAEEMQEVPIGAVIVLDGEVISVAHNLRETEQRSIAHAELLAIDEACKKLGTWRLEDATLYVTLEPCPMCAGGIVLSRVKRVVYGASDPKGGCAGTLMNLLTDERFNHQCEVVTGVLEEECGTLLTNFFRELRKKRKAIKKLEKSNGN, from the coding sequence ATGGAACAAGATCGAGATATTTATTTTATGCAATTAGCGATAGAAGAAGCTAAAAAGGCGGAGGAAATGCAGGAAGTACCAATTGGAGCAGTTATAGTGTTAGATGGTGAGGTAATTAGTGTTGCTCATAATTTAAGGGAAACTGAGCAAAGATCAATAGCTCATGCTGAGTTGCTAGCGATAGATGAGGCGTGTAAAAAATTAGGGACATGGCGTTTAGAAGATGCAACATTGTATGTAACATTAGAACCTTGTCCAATGTGTGCGGGTGGAATTGTTTTATCGCGAGTGAAGCGAGTTGTATATGGTGCAAGTGATCCGAAGGGCGGATGTGCAGGGACATTGATGAATCTTTTAACGGATGAACGATTCAATCATCAATGTGAAGTAGTAACTGGTGTACTTGAGGAAGAATGCGGTACGTTGTTAACAAACTTTTTTAGAGAGCTTCGTAAAAAAAGAAAAGCGATAAAAAAATTGGAGAAAAGCAATGGGAACTAA
- the dnaX gene encoding DNA polymerase III subunit gamma/tau yields MSYQALYRTWRPQKFEDVVGQKHVTKTLQNALLQEKVSHAYLFSGPRGTGKTTIAKVFAKAINCEHAPVAEPCNECPSCLGITQGSISDVLEIDAASNNGVDEIRDIRDKVKYAPSAVEYKVYIIDEVHMLSMGAFNALLKTLEEPPGHVIFILATTEPHKIPPTIISRCQRFEFRKISVNDIVERLSTVVTNEGTQVEDEALQIVARAAEGGMRDALSLIDQAISYSDEIVTTEDVLAVTGSVSQQYLGNLVECIRENDVSRALQIIDEMMSKGKDPVRFMEDFIYYYRDMLLYQTSPQLEHMLERVIVDDQFRKLSEEMQPEVIYEIIHTLSKGQQEMKWTNHPRIFLEVVMVQLCQQFMMQANGTDRLQAIMNRMQQLEKELEQVKKNGVPAGVQQEVRETRATPKPVRTGSMKIPIGRVNEVLKQAKRQDLEQLKAVWGELLGRLKSYNKVAFAVLLENSEPVAASDDTYVLAFQYEIHCKMASENREAMDTVEQALFELLSKRLNMIAIPKSEWGKIREDFLQREGGESEESPEKKEDPLIEEAVKLVGQELIEIKE; encoded by the coding sequence GTGTCATACCAAGCGTTATACCGAACATGGAGACCGCAAAAGTTCGAAGATGTAGTCGGTCAAAAGCACGTGACAAAAACGTTGCAAAATGCCCTTCTTCAAGAGAAAGTTTCACATGCTTATTTATTTTCTGGTCCGAGGGGAACAGGAAAAACGACAATTGCAAAAGTATTTGCAAAAGCAATTAACTGTGAACATGCTCCGGTAGCTGAACCTTGTAATGAATGTCCTTCTTGTTTAGGAATTACACAAGGATCCATTTCAGATGTATTAGAAATTGATGCGGCTTCAAATAACGGTGTAGATGAAATTCGAGATATTAGAGATAAAGTAAAATATGCTCCAAGTGCTGTAGAATATAAAGTATACATTATTGATGAAGTTCACATGCTTTCTATGGGTGCATTCAATGCGCTTTTAAAAACCTTAGAAGAGCCGCCAGGACATGTTATCTTTATTTTGGCGACAACAGAACCTCATAAGATCCCGCCTACAATTATTTCGCGTTGTCAGCGTTTTGAATTCCGAAAAATATCAGTGAATGATATTGTTGAGAGATTATCAACAGTCGTGACGAATGAAGGTACGCAAGTGGAAGATGAAGCATTACAAATTGTTGCACGTGCTGCTGAAGGTGGTATGCGTGACGCGCTTAGTCTTATTGATCAGGCTATATCTTATAGTGATGAGATTGTTACGACAGAAGATGTATTGGCGGTAACAGGATCTGTTTCTCAGCAATACTTAGGCAATTTAGTAGAATGCATACGTGAAAATGATGTATCAAGAGCATTACAGATCATAGATGAAATGATGAGTAAAGGGAAGGATCCAGTTCGTTTTATGGAGGATTTCATTTACTATTATCGTGATATGCTTTTATATCAAACTTCACCGCAACTAGAACATATGTTGGAACGAGTAATTGTAGATGATCAATTCCGTAAGTTGAGTGAAGAAATGCAACCGGAAGTGATCTATGAGATTATTCATACCCTTAGTAAGGGACAACAGGAAATGAAGTGGACAAATCATCCGCGTATTTTCTTAGAAGTTGTTATGGTGCAGTTGTGTCAACAGTTTATGATGCAAGCAAACGGTACGGATCGTTTGCAAGCAATTATGAACAGGATGCAGCAATTGGAGAAAGAGTTAGAGCAAGTCAAAAAGAACGGTGTGCCAGCTGGTGTACAACAGGAAGTAAGAGAGACACGTGCAACACCAAAACCCGTACGAACAGGAAGTATGAAGATTCCTATCGGGCGTGTAAATGAAGTATTAAAACAAGCGAAGCGTCAAGATTTAGAACAATTAAAAGCTGTATGGGGTGAGTTGTTAGGAAGACTCAAATCATATAACAAAGTAGCGTTTGCTGTTTTACTAGAAAATAGTGAACCAGTGGCAGCTTCAGATGACACTTACGTTTTAGCATTTCAATATGAGATTCACTGTAAAATGGCGAGCGAAAATCGAGAAGCTATGGATACAGTAGAACAAGCTTTATTTGAATTGCTAAGTAAAAGGTTAAATATGATTGCCATTCCAAAAAGTGAATGGGGTAAAATCCGTGAAGACTTTTTACAACGTGAAGGTGGAGAGTCTGAAGAAAGCCCGGAGAAAAAGGAAGACCCTCTTATAGAAGAGGCAGTGAAATTAGTAGGACAAGAACTCATTGAAATAAAAGAGTAA
- a CDS encoding YbaB/EbfC family nucleoid-associated protein — protein MRGGMGNMNNMMKQMQKMQKDMAKAQEELGEKTVEGTAGGGMITVIANGHKQILEVKIKEEVVDPEDIEMLQDLVLAATNDALKKADELSNSTMGKFTKGLNLPGGMF, from the coding sequence ATGCGTGGCGGAATGGGAAATATGAATAACATGATGAAACAAATGCAAAAGATGCAAAAAGACATGGCGAAAGCACAAGAAGAGCTTGGTGAAAAAACAGTTGAAGGTACAGCTGGCGGCGGAATGATTACAGTTATTGCAAATGGTCACAAGCAAATTCTTGAAGTGAAGATTAAAGAAGAAGTTGTAGATCCAGAAGATATCGAAATGTTACAAGACTTAGTGTTAGCTGCAACAAATGATGCACTTAAAAAGGCCGATGAGCTATCAAACTCTACAATGGGTAAATTTACAAAAGGCTTAAACTTACCAGGTGGAATGTTCTAG
- the recR gene encoding recombination protein RecR: protein MHYPEPISKLIDSFMKLPGIGPKTAVRLAFFVLDMKEDDVLGFAKALVNAKRDLAYCSVCGHITDRDPCYICNDSHRDQSVVCVVQEPKDVIAMEKMKEYQGVYHVLRGAISPMEGIGPEDINIPQLLKRLHDETVQEVILATNPNIEGEATAMYISRLLKPTGIKVTRIAHGLPVGGDLEYADEVTLSKALEGRREV, encoded by the coding sequence ATGCATTATCCAGAGCCAATATCAAAACTAATCGATAGTTTTATGAAGTTGCCAGGTATCGGACCGAAAACAGCGGTTCGATTGGCATTTTTCGTATTAGATATGAAAGAAGATGATGTGTTAGGTTTTGCGAAAGCACTTGTAAATGCGAAGCGAGATTTAGCGTATTGTTCTGTATGTGGACATATTACTGATCGTGATCCTTGTTATATTTGTAATGATTCGCATCGAGATCAATCAGTTGTTTGTGTCGTGCAAGAACCGAAAGATGTAATCGCGATGGAAAAAATGAAAGAGTATCAAGGTGTATATCATGTGTTACGTGGTGCGATTTCTCCTATGGAGGGAATTGGACCGGAAGACATTAATATCCCGCAACTCTTAAAGCGACTACATGATGAAACGGTACAAGAAGTAATATTAGCAACAAACCCTAATATTGAAGGGGAAGCTACAGCGATGTATATCTCCCGCCTCTTAAAACCTACAGGCATTAAAGTAACTCGTATTGCACATGGTCTGCCAGTTGGTGGAGATTTAGAATATGCAGATGAAGTGACACTATCGAAAGCGTTAGAAGGTCGCAGAGAAGTATAA
- a CDS encoding YaaL family protein — translation MFFQKKGKLRKEYDDKLIVLLEKVKNEWLRQKRMVEQSVEPSQDVICSLKIAEAKYFFLLKEAKRRPVKMEQW, via the coding sequence ATGTTCTTTCAAAAAAAGGGTAAATTGCGTAAAGAGTATGATGATAAGTTAATTGTACTTTTGGAAAAAGTGAAGAATGAGTGGTTACGTCAGAAGAGAATGGTTGAACAAAGTGTAGAACCATCTCAAGATGTCATTTGTTCTTTGAAGATAGCAGAGGCGAAATATTTCTTCTTGTTGAAAGAAGCAAAGCGTCGTCCTGTAAAAATGGAACAATGGTAA
- a CDS encoding pro-sigmaK processing inhibitor BofA family protein, with protein sequence MNSTIIIVGILTLVFIFLVFGVASKPLRFIGKVIFHVTLGIALLFIVNVVGTYFDFHIPINMGTAAITSLLGLPGVAALVIIKLYIMPR encoded by the coding sequence ATGAATTCTACAATTATTATTGTTGGCATTCTTACTTTAGTGTTTATTTTTCTTGTTTTTGGTGTTGCCTCTAAGCCATTGCGTTTTATAGGTAAGGTGATTTTTCATGTTACTTTAGGCATAGCGTTGCTTTTTATCGTAAATGTTGTAGGGACATATTTTGATTTTCATATCCCGATTAACATGGGTACAGCAGCAATAACGAGTTTATTAGGCCTACCGGGTGTGGCAGCATTAGTGATTATTAAGCTTTATATTATGCCAAGATAA
- a CDS encoding sigma factor G inhibitor Gin, translating into MKLQSEVCIVCETKRKEGIYVYNNLICYECEKDMVNTETDDPKYIHYLKQLRKLEVSYF; encoded by the coding sequence ATGAAATTACAAAGTGAAGTTTGTATTGTTTGTGAGACAAAAAGAAAAGAAGGTATATATGTTTATAATAATTTAATATGTTATGAATGTGAAAAGGATATGGTGAACACAGAGACAGATGATCCAAAATATATACATTATTTAAAGCAACTTCGAAAATTAGAAGTATCATATTTTTAA